In Candidatus Vicinibacter proximus, the following are encoded in one genomic region:
- a CDS encoding gliding motility-associated C-terminal domain-containing protein, producing the protein MRLNRLYLYPSIILILNVTLLWFGSGTLNAQQDSCVLVDMVTKNGDKGAEVCIEVRLFNFKDISAFQFSVNYDPKVVVPSSIRNLNPTLVGFGQTNARIDTAKAAIICLWDDPNAQGQTLPDGSVLFEICFKLIGAPGACSPVFLSNRPTSIEFLKKIGVDDVVYCVADKDPSDQIKIQIPTGLCVIHNACGTLNNTGSITLKAWGGQAPYTITSTNAPNGNGVLAMGGDCLIVNNLPPGTYDFNVKDASGKDTNLVVRVLAAPSITIRNDITYTREPSCYNKNDGRIGLILGGGVGNLFVGIQPINSYGKTRETGLYAGKYTITVTDSFGCTATLDTFLRADTLFANIAIDKESTCAGSCDGQVTVTARGGTPFLGGRYNYIWPSNPAANCLPGVSCSNNMVCDSQIVIVQDRHKYILNTYGCSDTIKFAVASSGELSDSSIIDSVRCFGEANGRITVFAKSKGKLNLPLTFTLINSGGNMIPGGITVLNQYTSPGLAAGTYYLNITDSLGCMLNDTLFVHQPDVLEIIENALDTTESCSPGMDALIDLRGFGGTMSYRFLWDFQGSSSPRLTGISAGTYSVTLTDAKGCRVSKVYTVTKPTGPTVTGFNNVNVICPGDSSGCVEVLFTAGSAAVNSFQWNVPGSAARICMLPAGNYNVTITDQNGCSDTASTRINLSGNPITIDSVVLQNPSCPNKADGLIIVFARGGSGLLQYSWNIGGNSQVNTNLKAGQYIVTIDDIGGCPPLTDTFTLVDPPRPQIQISGLVSPNCSGSASCDGQAIVTVTTMDTLVTVNWSSGEQTLYNSNQRIFRDTAIALCSGQQFAIISINNLCSDTIYFNVPAAVPISIDSTKLVLSPPSCYGLSDGRITVAAKGGMGPYTFRWLNSGTTGPVLAGIRDGYYYVNITDNKGCIHLDSIRLREPDSIKVQVIQGSTLDVSCAGLNDGRITTVWSGGAKGKGTFVWSPNVGQDSVLTGLSAGTYNLTVIDANNCTGTVSYTILEPSPIVANFMPIDTPFCADDQQLFTVLSATGGAGPQYRFTIQNGAPNQIGELVPLFSGVYSISVYDKNGCKIDTTIVIPNPYNNLSVEFGQDFDTIQLGDSLRLIGKINSQARIDSVIWTPRNFVSTPDSEVSFVTPNANTMFTLVVVDENGCTASDKITVIVENNRKLFVPNAISPNNDGVNDYFDITAGPDVDKIEFVDIFDRWGANLYHLENPNISGGIVSTWDGTFKSKPMNPGVYVYSVGVLFKDGYKLVYRGDITIVR; encoded by the coding sequence ATGCGTCTTAACCGTTTATATCTATACCCTTCGATTATTTTGATACTGAATGTCACCTTATTGTGGTTCGGGTCAGGTACTTTAAATGCCCAGCAAGACAGTTGTGTTTTAGTGGATATGGTAACCAAAAATGGGGACAAGGGAGCTGAAGTTTGCATAGAAGTCAGGTTATTTAATTTTAAGGACATTAGTGCTTTTCAGTTTTCTGTAAATTACGATCCAAAAGTAGTTGTCCCATCCAGTATTCGAAATTTAAACCCTACCTTAGTGGGTTTCGGACAAACAAACGCTCGAATCGATACAGCAAAGGCGGCTATCATTTGTTTATGGGATGACCCAAACGCTCAAGGACAAACTTTGCCGGATGGTTCTGTTTTGTTTGAAATTTGCTTCAAATTAATAGGCGCTCCCGGAGCTTGTTCCCCGGTTTTTCTTTCCAACAGACCCACATCCATTGAATTCCTTAAAAAAATTGGGGTAGATGACGTAGTGTATTGCGTAGCAGATAAAGATCCTTCCGATCAGATAAAAATTCAAATTCCCACCGGACTTTGTGTGATTCATAATGCTTGTGGAACATTGAATAATACTGGGTCTATTACTTTAAAGGCATGGGGAGGTCAAGCTCCGTATACCATTACCTCTACCAATGCGCCCAATGGCAATGGCGTTTTAGCAATGGGAGGGGATTGTTTAATTGTAAACAATTTGCCACCGGGGACTTATGATTTTAATGTTAAAGATGCTTCAGGTAAAGACACAAATCTCGTTGTTCGGGTTTTGGCAGCTCCATCCATTACCATAAGAAACGACATCACCTATACTCGCGAACCCAGTTGTTATAATAAAAATGATGGAAGGATAGGCTTGATCCTTGGCGGTGGGGTTGGGAATTTATTTGTAGGCATCCAGCCCATTAATTCGTATGGAAAAACCAGAGAAACAGGCTTGTACGCAGGTAAATATACAATTACAGTCACAGACAGTTTTGGCTGTACCGCAACATTGGATACATTCTTAAGGGCAGACACCCTTTTTGCCAATATTGCAATAGACAAAGAGTCTACATGTGCTGGAAGTTGTGATGGACAGGTTACAGTAACTGCAAGAGGAGGGACCCCTTTTCTTGGTGGAAGGTATAACTATATTTGGCCGTCAAACCCGGCTGCAAATTGTTTGCCGGGTGTCAGTTGTTCCAACAATATGGTTTGCGATTCACAAATTGTAATTGTACAGGACAGGCATAAATACATTCTAAATACCTATGGTTGCTCCGATACCATAAAGTTTGCTGTAGCCAGTTCTGGTGAATTATCCGATTCATCAATTATCGATAGTGTTCGGTGTTTTGGCGAAGCAAATGGCAGAATTACTGTTTTCGCCAAGTCTAAAGGAAAATTAAATTTACCCCTGACTTTTACTTTGATCAATAGTGGAGGGAATATGATACCTGGAGGCATAACAGTACTAAATCAATATACAAGTCCCGGGCTTGCTGCAGGTACTTATTATCTTAATATTACCGACAGTCTGGGCTGTATGCTAAATGATACTTTGTTTGTTCACCAGCCTGATGTATTAGAAATTATAGAAAATGCTTTGGATACTACAGAATCATGTAGCCCTGGAATGGACGCTCTAATAGACCTTCGGGGTTTTGGAGGTACAATGTCTTACCGTTTTTTATGGGATTTCCAGGGATCCAGTTCTCCCAGACTTACTGGTATAAGTGCAGGTACATATTCTGTTACCCTCACAGATGCTAAGGGATGCAGGGTATCGAAGGTTTATACCGTAACCAAGCCAACAGGACCCACCGTTACAGGATTCAACAATGTGAATGTCATATGCCCTGGGGACTCTTCCGGTTGTGTTGAAGTCCTTTTTACAGCAGGTTCTGCAGCTGTAAATTCATTTCAATGGAATGTGCCAGGAAGCGCAGCAAGAATCTGTATGCTTCCAGCAGGAAATTATAATGTAACCATTACTGACCAGAATGGCTGTAGTGATACTGCATCCACGAGAATTAATCTATCCGGAAACCCAATAACCATTGATTCTGTTGTTCTTCAAAATCCTTCATGTCCAAATAAGGCAGATGGCCTTATTATTGTTTTTGCTAGAGGAGGCTCTGGTTTGTTGCAATACAGTTGGAATATCGGCGGAAATTCACAGGTAAATACCAACCTTAAAGCTGGTCAATATATTGTTACTATTGATGATATTGGTGGCTGTCCTCCTCTAACGGATACCTTTACTCTGGTTGATCCCCCACGTCCTCAGATCCAAATTTCTGGGCTTGTCAGTCCTAATTGTTCGGGATCTGCTTCTTGCGACGGACAAGCCATTGTCACTGTGACAACCATGGATACATTGGTCACGGTAAACTGGTCCAGCGGTGAACAAACGTTGTACAATTCAAATCAGAGGATTTTCAGAGACACGGCAATTGCATTATGTTCAGGGCAGCAATTTGCGATAATTTCCATCAATAATCTTTGTTCAGATACAATTTACTTCAATGTGCCGGCTGCAGTCCCAATCAGTATAGATTCAACTAAACTGGTGTTAAGTCCTCCAAGTTGCTATGGTCTAAGCGATGGCAGAATTACCGTTGCAGCAAAAGGTGGAATGGGACCGTATACCTTCAGATGGTTGAATAGTGGAACCACAGGTCCGGTATTGGCGGGAATAAGGGATGGCTATTATTATGTGAACATCACAGATAACAAGGGGTGTATACATCTGGATTCAATAAGGCTGAGAGAACCGGATTCTATAAAAGTACAAGTAATTCAGGGATCAACACTTGATGTAAGCTGTGCAGGTTTAAACGATGGCCGAATTACAACTGTGTGGAGCGGTGGAGCTAAAGGAAAAGGAACCTTTGTTTGGAGTCCCAATGTTGGTCAGGACTCAGTGCTTACCGGTCTTTCTGCCGGAACTTACAACCTTACCGTTATAGACGCGAATAACTGTACAGGAACAGTATCCTATACCATTCTTGAACCTTCTCCAATTGTGGCTAATTTTATGCCCATCGATACTCCTTTTTGTGCAGATGACCAGCAGCTTTTTACGGTGTTGTCCGCCACAGGTGGTGCAGGACCTCAATACAGGTTCACCATTCAGAATGGCGCGCCTAATCAAATTGGCGAATTGGTTCCATTGTTTTCAGGAGTTTATTCCATTTCTGTGTACGATAAGAATGGATGTAAAATAGATACGACGATTGTCATTCCTAATCCTTATAATAATTTATCAGTTGAATTTGGACAAGATTTCGATACCATTCAGCTTGGAGATAGTCTGAGACTTATCGGTAAAATAAATTCTCAAGCCCGCATTGACTCTGTCATTTGGACACCGAGAAATTTCGTGAGCACTCCTGACTCTGAAGTAAGTTTTGTTACTCCAAATGCAAATACCATGTTTACATTGGTAGTGGTCGATGAAAATGGCTGTACGGCAAGTGATAAGATCACTGTAATTGTTGAAAATAACCGAAAGCTGTTTGTGCCAAATGCAATTAGTCCTAATAATGATGGGGTGAATGATTATTTTGATATTACCGCCGGCCCGGATGTAGATAAAATTGAATTCGTTGATATTTTCGACCGTTGGGGTGCCAATCTTTATCATCTTGAGAATCCTAATATCAGTGGCGGAATTGTAAGCACCTGGGATGGAACATTTAAGTCAAAGCCAATGAATCCAGGAGTCTATGTTTATTCTGTCGGAGTCCTATTTAAGGACGGTTATAAGTTGGTTTACCGGGGAGACATTACCATAGTTAGGTAA
- a CDS encoding imidazolonepropionase, with protein MTAHFIIKNIGNLLMCSEYPVLFKKGQDMSVIPSFANAWLKVSDGLIEDYGSMDKFETKNIHVIDAEGALVLPAFVDCHTHLVFAETRELEFVDRIRGLTYQEISARGGGILNSALKLAAMSEEELFQKSKVRLEYAMNLGTGCIEIKSGYGLSFDQEIKILRVIKRLKEEFEIPIRATFLGAHSYPLEYRNNHQGYLNILVDEMLPYIAEHKLADYCDVFCEQGFFSPEETDLILKAASQYGIKPRIHTNQFTHSGGIGVALKHQAISVDHLEVLDDSEINQLLNVRTIPVGLPAAAFFMNLEYPPARKMIESGLGLAIATDYNPGTSPCPDPTLTFALSCIKMRLLPEEVLTAMTINAACALEFQDIVGSIEKGKLAQLIIAKPGVSLAQIPYGISSNWINRVILGRA; from the coding sequence ATGACGGCTCATTTTATCATAAAAAACATCGGCAATCTGCTGATGTGCAGTGAATATCCTGTTCTTTTTAAAAAGGGGCAGGATATGTCTGTTATACCATCTTTTGCCAATGCATGGCTCAAAGTGAGTGACGGCCTAATAGAAGATTATGGTTCCATGGATAAATTTGAAACAAAAAATATCCATGTAATAGATGCTGAGGGTGCTTTGGTTCTTCCCGCATTCGTGGATTGTCACACCCATTTGGTTTTTGCAGAGACAAGAGAACTCGAATTTGTTGATCGGATCAGAGGTTTAACTTATCAGGAAATAAGCGCACGGGGAGGGGGTATTCTCAACTCTGCGCTCAAATTGGCAGCTATGTCTGAAGAAGAACTTTTTCAAAAGTCAAAAGTCAGATTAGAATACGCCATGAATCTAGGCACTGGATGTATTGAGATAAAAAGTGGCTATGGTCTTTCATTTGACCAGGAAATTAAAATTCTTCGGGTGATCAAAAGATTGAAAGAAGAGTTTGAAATTCCAATCAGGGCTACTTTTCTTGGCGCACATTCGTATCCACTGGAATACCGAAACAACCATCAGGGTTACTTGAATATCCTTGTGGACGAAATGCTTCCATATATTGCTGAGCATAAACTTGCAGATTATTGCGATGTTTTTTGCGAACAAGGATTTTTTAGCCCGGAAGAAACTGACCTAATATTAAAAGCTGCATCACAATATGGAATTAAACCGAGGATTCATACGAATCAATTTACCCATTCGGGAGGGATAGGAGTTGCCTTAAAACACCAGGCTATTTCTGTGGATCATTTGGAGGTATTGGATGATTCTGAAATTAACCAATTACTAAATGTTCGGACTATACCTGTAGGCTTACCTGCAGCAGCCTTTTTTATGAATCTCGAATACCCTCCTGCAAGAAAAATGATTGAATCTGGCTTGGGTTTAGCTATAGCAACTGATTACAACCCCGGAACATCACCATGTCCAGATCCTACACTCACTTTTGCACTCTCCTGCATAAAGATGCGTTTATTACCGGAAGAGGTATTAACGGCCATGACCATAAATGCCGCTTGCGCACTTGAATTTCAGGATATCGTCGGGAGTATAGAAAAAGGAAAGCTGGCTCAGTTGATAATTGCCAAACCTGGCGTATCTTTGGCTCAGATTCCATACGGAATTTCGTCAAACTGGATAAACCGCGTCATTTTAGGAAGGGCCTAA
- a CDS encoding thioredoxin family protein, with product MKFSLLFSILSFVFLTNTQLRATVFFEGSLQAAKEKAKNESKILMLKFGAKWCLPCRFMDKNVFTDQQVIEVLTKNSVAMDIDIDDAGGIILKEKFNVKLLPTILVFHPDGRIIDRREESLNVEKFGEWINDLVDQFDINPVVVNKEINTSSTVQDEEAFFAQRDKALSAKSEENVDYKEESEPASSYGLTGQFYIQTGAYSRFENAQIEANRLDKLFNQDASILEEQLQSGKTIFKIALGSFITEEEANLFLQNLEKHSVKGLIRKIEY from the coding sequence ATGAAATTTTCACTTTTGTTTTCGATCTTATCGTTTGTGTTCCTTACCAATACACAACTCCGTGCAACAGTATTTTTTGAAGGTAGTCTCCAGGCAGCTAAAGAAAAGGCAAAAAATGAAAGCAAAATTTTGATGCTTAAGTTTGGTGCAAAATGGTGCCTACCATGTCGTTTTATGGATAAAAATGTTTTTACAGATCAGCAAGTCATAGAAGTTTTAACTAAAAATTCAGTGGCCATGGATATAGACATCGATGACGCCGGAGGAATAATTCTGAAAGAAAAGTTTAATGTCAAATTATTACCAACCATCCTTGTTTTTCATCCGGATGGAAGAATAATAGATCGACGGGAAGAATCACTTAACGTAGAAAAATTTGGCGAGTGGATAAATGACTTGGTTGATCAGTTTGATATTAATCCAGTTGTGGTTAATAAAGAAATTAACACATCCTCCACTGTCCAGGATGAAGAGGCTTTTTTCGCTCAAAGGGATAAAGCATTGTCCGCCAAAAGTGAAGAAAATGTGGATTATAAAGAAGAATCTGAACCTGCATCCAGTTATGGTCTTACTGGCCAATTTTATATACAAACAGGGGCTTATAGCAGATTTGAAAATGCACAGATTGAAGCAAACAGACTGGATAAATTATTTAATCAGGATGCCAGTATTCTTGAAGAACAACTGCAAAGTGGAAAAACAATTTTTAAAATTGCTTTGGGTTCTTTCATCACTGAAGAGGAAGCTAATTTGTTCCTTCAAAATTTGGAAAAACATTCTGTGAAAGGGTTGATCCGTAAAATAGAATATTAA
- a CDS encoding ketoacyl-ACP synthase III produces MQKRRAAIKGIQGYVPDYILTNAELEKMVDTTDEWITSRTGIKERHILKEPGKGASDMGKIMVEKLLKKTNTSADEIELVICCCITGDMVFPDTANTICDKVGIKNAFGFDIHAACSGFLYGLTTGSKFIESGTYKKVIVIGMDVMSSIIDYTDRATCIIFGDGGGAVLLEPDEEGNGIIDSIFRGDGSGREYLHMKAGGSLRPASAETVARGEHYVYQEGKTVFKAAITGMVDTIKRVLERNELTIDQIDWLVPHQANIRIINGVADALNFDPEKVMINIHKYGNTTSGTLPLCLWEWEPKLKKGDNILLTAFGGGFTWGTTYLKWAY; encoded by the coding sequence ATGCAGAAAAGACGTGCCGCCATCAAAGGAATCCAGGGCTATGTACCGGATTATATCCTGACCAACGCAGAGCTGGAAAAAATGGTAGATACAACAGATGAATGGATTACTTCCAGAACCGGTATAAAGGAAAGACATATTTTAAAAGAACCCGGAAAGGGCGCATCTGACATGGGAAAAATCATGGTGGAAAAACTTTTAAAAAAAACGAACACTTCCGCGGATGAAATTGAGTTGGTCATTTGTTGTTGCATTACAGGTGATATGGTTTTCCCGGATACAGCAAATACAATATGTGACAAAGTCGGAATCAAGAATGCTTTTGGTTTTGATATCCATGCAGCTTGCTCAGGTTTTTTATATGGTCTGACCACTGGTTCAAAATTCATAGAATCTGGGACCTACAAGAAAGTAATAGTGATAGGAATGGATGTCATGTCCTCTATCATTGATTATACAGACCGTGCTACCTGCATTATTTTTGGAGATGGTGGAGGTGCAGTCTTGTTAGAACCTGATGAGGAGGGAAATGGGATTATAGACAGTATTTTTAGGGGAGATGGTTCCGGTCGTGAATATCTTCACATGAAAGCCGGAGGTTCTCTTCGCCCCGCAAGTGCAGAGACCGTTGCGCGTGGTGAACATTACGTTTACCAGGAGGGCAAGACGGTTTTCAAAGCTGCCATTACCGGGATGGTAGATACTATCAAACGTGTATTGGAAAGAAACGAACTCACCATTGATCAGATAGATTGGCTTGTACCGCATCAGGCAAACATCCGAATCATCAACGGGGTTGCAGATGCATTGAATTTTGACCCTGAAAAAGTTATGATCAACATACACAAATATGGCAATACTACTTCAGGTACATTACCCTTATGTTTATGGGAATGGGAGCCGAAATTAAAAAAAGGAGATAACATACTTTTGACCGCATTTGGCGGAGGATTTACCTGGGGGACCACTTATCTCAAATGGGCCTATTAA
- a CDS encoding nitronate monooxygenase — protein METKLTMMLGIQYPIIMAPMFLVSNVAMVKSAADSGIAGVIPALNYRSDKEFRIALEELKSMNKAYGINLIVNRSNYKLPQQLKTCLEYKVPFIITSLGSPAIVIDACRPLGIKVFCDVSDMEYAYKAAAFKPDALIAVNNQAGGHCGILNPEDFIPQLVKAFPSLPIINAGGVGNADGIKRMLALGACGVSVGTPFIASVESPVSKEYKKACVEYSSKDIVKTTKLSGVPCTVINTPYVQKIGTRQNWLEQILSKNKTLKKWFKILVYRNGMNKLSKAAFSASYQNVWCAGPTIDFIHEILPVKEIIHRMVKGL, from the coding sequence ATGGAAACCAAACTTACCATGATGCTCGGAATTCAATATCCGATTATTATGGCACCGATGTTTTTAGTATCTAATGTAGCTATGGTAAAGTCTGCTGCGGATTCGGGAATTGCAGGTGTAATTCCTGCGTTAAATTACCGCAGCGATAAAGAGTTTAGGATTGCTTTAGAGGAATTGAAATCCATGAATAAAGCGTATGGTATTAATCTAATCGTAAACCGTTCTAATTATAAACTACCGCAACAACTTAAAACCTGTTTAGAATATAAGGTTCCTTTTATCATTACTTCTCTTGGTAGTCCCGCTATCGTTATAGATGCCTGTCGCCCTCTCGGCATTAAAGTTTTTTGCGATGTTTCAGACATGGAATATGCATATAAAGCTGCTGCTTTCAAACCAGATGCGTTAATTGCAGTCAATAATCAGGCAGGGGGACATTGTGGAATTTTAAATCCTGAAGATTTTATCCCTCAGTTGGTCAAAGCTTTTCCATCTCTTCCTATCATCAATGCAGGAGGTGTAGGTAATGCTGATGGAATCAAACGAATGCTTGCGCTTGGCGCTTGTGGTGTCTCTGTAGGAACTCCATTTATTGCTTCTGTTGAGTCTCCGGTCAGCAAAGAATACAAAAAAGCATGTGTAGAGTATAGTTCTAAAGACATTGTAAAAACGACCAAGTTAAGTGGTGTACCCTGCACCGTGATTAATACTCCGTATGTGCAAAAAATCGGAACCCGTCAAAACTGGTTGGAGCAAATATTAAGTAAGAATAAAACTCTGAAAAAGTGGTTTAAGATTTTAGTTTACAGGAATGGTATGAATAAATTATCCAAAGCTGCATTTTCTGCAAGTTATCAAAATGTCTGGTGTGCCGGCCCTACAATAGATTTCATTCATGAGATCCTTCCGGTCAAAGAGATCATACACAGAATGGTCAAAGGGCTTTAG
- a CDS encoding PQQ-dependent sugar dehydrogenase produces the protein MWRVLVVWMILVFPLVSIFSQNAIKLTKLTGGLSIPVYLCHAGDDRLFVIEKAGKIRILNNGIVSPVPFLDIVNKVNSRGNEQGLLGLAFHPDFKNNGLFYVNYNNKISVGQTVIAEYKVFSNNPNKADSLSERILLTIDQPYSNHNGGCMHFGKDGYLYIGMGDGGNGGDPQNHGQNPKSLLGKMLRIEIGTSSTYQIPPSNPFVNDPDVLDEIWAIGVRNPWRFSFDRLTGDMWIGDVGQGNWEEVDFEESGSGGGRNYGWRCYEGNKDFNTTGCSPKNKFTFPIHEYFSDENNLGCSVTGGYVYRGSKHPSLYGTYIYGDYCSGYIWGINQKADKTFENKTLYKFNRSQISSFGEDVNGELYLIAIAEGAVYKIADTCNLPAIQFLTKNPLCPTSTDGQITISNPNPTYTYKWSTGDSSAVLEGLGPGKFSLTITSGICSIEGAVELKSPIPDTACITPVFVNEICENDSAILIACDALNAASYIWEKDSVVIRDKLSKRIYVNASGKYSVQFVDTNGCISFHSGEIEIIVHPSPDKPIIIQSGDTLFAPSGYNAYRWFLNEQLLGGSTVNQWVITQKGSYRVSVIDSNNCESLSSEPLYIIPLGVVNNFEKPIGVFSSGEKNHFVCLVNSDLEFPLNYQILDAQGKPVRQKVNLLEKTQQFNFELTKEPSGIYFLKVQDRFGKIIGSVRVFKN, from the coding sequence ATGTGGAGAGTTTTAGTCGTATGGATGATATTAGTGTTTCCTTTGGTTTCCATTTTTTCACAAAATGCAATTAAGCTCACCAAATTAACCGGCGGACTTTCAATTCCGGTTTATTTGTGTCATGCAGGTGATGACCGGCTCTTTGTCATTGAAAAAGCCGGAAAAATTAGAATTCTTAACAATGGAATTGTTTCTCCTGTTCCATTTTTGGATATCGTAAATAAGGTAAATTCACGTGGAAATGAACAGGGTTTACTCGGCTTGGCATTTCATCCTGATTTTAAAAATAATGGTTTGTTCTATGTGAATTATAATAATAAAATTTCAGTGGGGCAGACTGTAATAGCGGAGTATAAGGTATTTTCCAATAACCCGAATAAAGCGGATAGTTTAAGTGAACGCATACTGCTTACCATTGATCAACCATATTCCAATCACAATGGTGGTTGTATGCATTTTGGAAAAGATGGTTACCTATACATCGGAATGGGAGATGGGGGCAATGGTGGAGATCCTCAAAACCACGGCCAGAATCCAAAAAGTTTGTTGGGTAAGATGTTGCGAATTGAAATTGGAACAAGTTCTACTTATCAGATTCCACCAAGTAATCCATTTGTGAATGATCCTGATGTTTTGGACGAAATCTGGGCAATAGGAGTCCGCAATCCGTGGAGATTCAGCTTTGATAGATTGACTGGAGATATGTGGATTGGCGATGTAGGACAGGGTAACTGGGAGGAAGTGGATTTTGAAGAAAGTGGTTCAGGAGGAGGCAGAAATTATGGTTGGCGTTGCTATGAAGGAAACAAAGATTTTAATACAACAGGATGCAGCCCAAAAAACAAATTTACTTTTCCCATCCATGAATATTTTTCTGATGAAAATAATTTAGGTTGTTCAGTTACCGGTGGCTATGTATATCGTGGTAGCAAACATCCTTCACTTTATGGAACCTACATTTATGGAGATTATTGTAGTGGTTACATTTGGGGAATCAACCAAAAAGCAGACAAAACCTTTGAAAACAAAACACTTTATAAATTCAACAGAAGTCAGATTTCATCTTTTGGAGAAGATGTAAATGGAGAATTGTATTTGATTGCAATTGCTGAAGGTGCAGTGTATAAAATTGCAGATACCTGTAATCTACCTGCAATTCAATTTTTAACCAAGAACCCATTATGTCCGACCAGCACGGATGGACAAATTACCATATCTAACCCAAACCCAACTTACACATATAAATGGAGTACCGGAGACAGCAGTGCTGTTCTGGAAGGTTTAGGTCCAGGAAAATTTTCATTGACAATCACAAGTGGTATCTGCAGCATAGAAGGTGCCGTAGAACTTAAAAGCCCAATACCTGATACAGCATGCATTACTCCTGTTTTTGTCAATGAGATTTGTGAAAATGATTCTGCCATATTGATCGCCTGTGATGCACTCAATGCTGCCAGCTATATCTGGGAAAAAGACAGTGTAGTAATTAGGGACAAGCTAAGTAAAAGAATTTATGTAAATGCTTCCGGAAAATATTCAGTCCAATTTGTAGATACTAATGGTTGTATCTCTTTTCATTCAGGAGAAATTGAAATAATTGTACACCCATCACCGGACAAACCTATAATAATCCAATCCGGAGATACTTTGTTTGCCCCATCAGGTTATAATGCTTACCGTTGGTTCTTAAATGAACAATTGCTTGGCGGAAGTACGGTCAATCAATGGGTTATCACCCAAAAAGGAAGCTACCGTGTAAGTGTAATTGATTCAAATAATTGTGAATCTCTATCCTCTGAACCTTTGTACATCATTCCTCTCGGAGTGGTGAATAATTTTGAAAAACCAATTGGTGTATTCTCATCAGGAGAAAAGAATCATTTCGTATGTTTGGTAAATTCTGATCTCGAGTTTCCCCTTAATTATCAAATTTTGGATGCCCAGGGAAAACCGGTGAGACAGAAAGTGAATTTGTTAGAAAAAACACAGCAATTTAATTTTGAATTGACGAAAGAACCATCAGGAATCTACTTCCTAAAAGTTCAAGACCGTTTCGGTAAAATAATTGGAAGTGTGAGGGTGTTTAAAAATTAG